The following proteins are encoded in a genomic region of Aquella oligotrophica:
- a CDS encoding TraV family lipoprotein, which yields MKKQLIVCSLLSLLAGCATLDNPCNPQGVGKCASVTDAYNASLKDTVMPTDLPNGQTVNDRNNSEEYPYDPDSASNILKAYQQQGVYSQVPQAGVAVRNQQKTMRIWLLPYEDDVGLYHDQQYVYAVVQKATWRYKSTSLLGLNRNPYINTVPAGQVTNTNYQPFGPSKESDSIAKNQGLMSGNGLPPFSTQAVSNRNASIIGNTPAPASSGN from the coding sequence ATGAAGAAACAGCTTATTGTATGTTCCTTACTGAGCTTATTGGCGGGATGTGCTACTTTGGATAACCCATGTAACCCACAGGGAGTAGGTAAATGTGCTAGCGTTACCGATGCCTACAACGCTTCATTAAAAGATACGGTTATGCCAACTGATTTACCTAATGGGCAAACGGTAAATGACAGAAACAATTCTGAAGAGTATCCCTATGATCCGGATAGTGCAAGTAATATCCTAAAAGCTTATCAGCAGCAGGGCGTTTATTCACAAGTGCCGCAGGCAGGAGTAGCGGTTAGAAACCAGCAGAAAACTATGCGGATCTGGTTGCTACCATATGAAGATGATGTTGGCTTGTATCATGACCAGCAATATGTCTATGCAGTAGTTCAGAAAGCTACCTGGCGTTACAAAAGTACCAGCTTGCTTGGATTAAACCGCAATCCGTATATAAATACGGTACCGGCCGGGCAGGTAACAAATACCAATTACCAGCCATTTGGTCCAAGTAAGGAATCAGATTCAATTGCTAAAAATCAGGGATTAATGTCTGGTAATGGGCTTCCACCATTCTCTACTCAGGCAGTATCAAACCGTAATGCTTCAATAATCGGCAATACTCCTGCACCTGCCAGTTCCGGGAATTAA